The following proteins are encoded in a genomic region of Dioscorea cayenensis subsp. rotundata cultivar TDr96_F1 chromosome 8, TDr96_F1_v2_PseudoChromosome.rev07_lg8_w22 25.fasta, whole genome shotgun sequence:
- the LOC120266390 gene encoding transcription factor UNE12-like, translating to MANPPQPPPDCITDDFFEQILSMPSYAGTDPSAAGIGLQLNSGEGSAASLASASGGYSGSLFPLGLSLEQGRSGFGVADDGSGGGKRFRDENNDKAAMKPELASFFPAFGHVQAHQIRPNPPPQMFNAKVTNIGVASVAPLQPPAPRPRVRARRGQATDPHSIAERLRRERIAERMRALQELLPNSNKTDRAAMLDEILDYVKFLRLQVKVLSMSRLGGAGAVAQLVADIPVSSVEGDTSESTNKQQQVWEKWSTDGTEKQVAKLMEEDIGAAMQFLQSKALCIMPVSLASAIYHSNHQPDSPTVVKPEPNPSS from the exons ATGGCCAACCCCCCGCAGCCCCCGCCGGACTGCATAACCGACGACTTCTTCGAGCAAATACTATCCATGCCCTCCTACGCTGGAACCGATCCTAGCGCCGCCGGTATCGGCCTCCAACTCAACTCCGGCGAGGGCTCTGCTGCTTCCTTGGCCAGCGCCAGCGGAGGGTATTCTGGGTCGTTGTTCCCGCTTGGGCTGAGCTTGGAGCAAGGAAGGAGCGGGTTTGGGGTGGCCGACGATGGGTCCGGTGGCGGGAAGCGGTTTCGGGATGAGAACAATGATAAGGCGGCGATGAAACCG GAACTGGCGAGCTTCTTCCCGGCGTTCGGACACGTTCAGGCACATCAAATCCGGCCCAATCCTCCTCCTCAG ATGTTCAATGCAAAAGTGACGAATATTGGAGTTGCGTCTGTGGCGCCGCTGCAGCCACCGGCCCCTCGGCCGAGGGTGCGCGCCCGGCGGGGACAGGCTACAGATCCGCACAGTATAGCTGAACGG CTACGTAGAGAAAGAATAGCAGAAAGGATGAGGGCTTTACAAGAGTTGCTACCAAACTCCAACAAG ACAGACAGAGCAGCCATGCTTGATGAAATTCTAGATTATGTGAAGTTTTTGAGGCTGCAAGTCAAG GTTCTGAGCATGAGCCGTTTGGGTGGTGCTGGTGCTGTGGCACAGCTGGTAGCTGATATCCCAGTCTCATCTGTTGAG GGTGACACAAGTGAGAGTACAAACAAACAACAGCAGGTGTGGGAGAAGTGGTCCACTGATGGCACTGAAAAACAAGTGGCAAAGCTCATGGAAGAAGACATCGGAGCAGCTATGCAGTTCCTCCAGTCCAAAGCTCTTTGTATCATGCCTGTATCACTTGCCAGTGCCATCTACCACTCAAACCACCAGCCCGATTCCCCGACGGTAGTCAAGCCGGAACCTAACCCCTCTTCATAG
- the LOC120266391 gene encoding LOW QUALITY PROTEIN: NADH dehydrogenase [ubiquinone] flavoprotein 2, mitochondrial-like (The sequence of the model RefSeq protein was modified relative to this genomic sequence to represent the inferred CDS: inserted 1 base in 1 codon): protein MFPAATRLAAKRVFQIRTAFHGSPKVTLASRSFSTALNYHIDSPDNNPDMPWDFSQVNKERVKEILSHYPSNYKQSAVIPLLDLAQQQHGGWLPVSAMNAVAKIIEVAPIRVYEVATFYSMFNRTKVGKYHLLVCGTTPCMIRGSREIEEALLKHLGVKRNEVTKDGLFSVGEMECMGCCVNAPMITVADYSKGSEGYTYNYYEDITPKRVIEIVEXVKRGEAPPVGTQNPLRTKSGPEGGNTTLLGEPKPPPCRDLDAC from the exons ATGTTTCCAGCGGCGACCCGCCTAGCGGCGAAACGTGTGTTCCAGATCCGCACGGCTTTCCATGGATCCCCAAAG GTCACACTTGCCTCCAGATCCTTCTCCACCGCGCTGAACTAC CACATTGACTCGCCAGATAACAATCCTGACATGCCTTGGGATTTTAGTCAAGTCAACAAGGAACGG GTTAAGGAGATACTATCTCATTATCCCTCCAACTATAAGCAATCTGCTGTTATTCCTTTGTTGGATCTGGCACAGCAGCAGCATGGTGGATGGCTTCCAGTTTCTGCAATGAATGCA GTGGCTAAAATTATAGAAGTTGCTCCAATTCGTGTATATGAAGTTGCTACCTTTTATTCGATGTTTAACCGGACAAAA GTTGGTAAATATCACCTTTTGGTTTGTGGCACAACACCTTGTATGATACGTGGTTCTCGTGAAATTGAAGAAGCTTTGCTCAAACATCTAGGAGTTAAGCGGAATG AAGTGACCAAGGATGGCCtattttctgttggagaaatGGAGTGCATG GGCTGCTGCGTTAATGCTCCAATGATCACTGTGGCTGACTATTCTAAAGGTTCAGAAGGATATACATACAACTACTAT GAAGACATCACTCCCAAGCGAGTCATTGAGATTGTTG ATGTTAAAAGGGGTGAAGCTCCTCCT GTTGGCACACAAAATCCACTAAGGACAAAGAGCGGACCGGAAGGAGGGAATACTACTTTGCTAGGGGAACCGAAACCTCCTCCGTGCCGTGATCTCGATGCCTGCTGA